The Diceros bicornis minor isolate mBicDic1 chromosome 8, mDicBic1.mat.cur, whole genome shotgun sequence genomic interval TGGCCACATTTtcgtcaactgatcaatacatagccttgttttctgtgtatttctatttaaagacagtttatttaacatatttttgatTCGTTAACATTGACCTGACAGCCAACAGCAGTATAACTTGTGCCTcaacaaagcttatctaacacacattttctctgtgaggcacatcacagccctcttgcacttaggaacactagacgaCACTTTAGCTCTaggcttgggggccattttagacagtgaaatcaacaaaaaacacaaaaatgcaaaaaatgtgcCACTAAGTAGACCATGAATGGACACTTTTTTATAACGTgagctgaaacaaaaaggcagaatGTCACCTTGTTGGGCCTCAACTGGAAATGTGTcaggtgactcaaattttttgcctCCCTGCATGTGTCTGTGAATGACCAGGAAGCCCTGTGAGTATTGGTTTTGGGGTTATAATGCATTTTAGTGAGTTGGTGGAGGAATGGGAGCCATAGTGGCCCAGATCAGGGCTCAGAGCCCTCTGAGCAGGGTGAAGAGGACACCCATGGGGGGACTGGGAAGAGGGAAATCCAGCCTCAGAAATGAAAGCCCTGGGAGGGTGAGGAGTCCCCAAGGCGGTAGTGTGGGGGTAGGGGGGTTGTCAGAGCCCAAGTAGGGTGGGGGGAGCATCCACGCATGGGGACAACTTGGTGCAGCTTGTCAGAGCATAACGAGGGCATCTACAGAGGAGGCCAGTCCTGCGAAGTGACTCAGCCCAGGAGGCGGGAGGGTGTGCATGTGGGGGGCAGGCTGGCGTAGGGTGTCAGAGCCTGCACAGGGAAAAGGTTTCCATGCAGGAGAGGGGATGCCAGAAGAGGGAGAGATATAAAAAGGGAGAACACTAGAATGAACTCTGTGGTGTTGGTTTGAAATTGGATGTATCCGTGTGAACtcatggttttgtgtgtgtgtgtgtgtgtgtgtgtttaccgtAGATGTGTGTATCTATATAAATTTATGTATACACTTAGAAATCTTCCCTAGTTCTGTCCGTTGGGAGGGGCTGGAAGCAGTGACACCCCAATAGTAATAAGCACACCTAGCTCTcagatcttggcttctaaatatcattttccactaaaaggaacTAGAAGTGCTTGGAGAAATGGTCAGTTTTAGAGCTGGGGCAAGGAAAGTACAAGATGTAGCCAAACATCTTGCTGTGACAGAAAGCAAGGAAATGTTCAAAAAATGTTGGGGATATGTCAAAAGGACAGAGAAGCCAGCTTGAATGGGCTCCTGCTGGCAAATCAGGGGCAGTTTGATCATCAGAACAAATAATGGTAGTAACCACTACCACCCATTGAATAATGGGAAATTGTGAGTTCTCATAAATATGAATACACGAATAAGGTAAATGCTTGATGAAGCagaatatttacatagtttcaaagtaCCTCACTACAGAATGCTTATTGCTTACAAAGGTGGGAAGAATAACTCTGTGGTGGAGAAGGCTTTGATGTGGCCAGCGGGAGCCCTTTCaagctggcttctgtgtccttttgacgtATCCTGGTCATTCTTTGGACACATCCTTGCTTTCTATCATGACAAGATGTTCTAGATACATCTTGTGCTCTCCTTGCCCCGGCTCTGGAACTGGCCATTTCTTCAAACACCGTCTTAAGCCAGTGATCCAAGTGAGCACGATGAGTAATGGGACAGATTGACCTCGTGTGCCATCTGATCAGATGCAGTGAGAAGAACATTGCATCACTGCTGTGATATTCTTGCCAAAGATACGTAACCCAGACCCAagcatgaggaaacatcagacagacTCACACTGAAGGAAATCCTACAAAATAACAGCCTGTAACCTTcagaagtgtcaaggtcatggaaGGCTGGGAAACACTGAGGAACTGTTCTTGGttgaagaagacagaagagaTATGAGAAGTAAATACAGCGGTGATGCTTTTTTTGCTATAAAAGTAATCCTTTTGCtttaaaagacattattagaacaATTGGTAAAACTTGAATGGGGTCTTCAGATGAGATGGTTGTGGTGTATCGGTGCTAATTTTCTGCCTTCGGTGGTTGCATTGTGATTATGTGGGGGCATGTTATTTGTAGGACGTTCACACTGTGTGAGTGTGATCAGGGTGGGGGATCAGCAGGTCGGCGGCTTATTCTCAGAttgttcagaaaaataaatttctttgtatTCTACTTCTAAGTTTTCTATAAGTTTGAGAATTCTgtaattttccaaatttaaaaagttttaaaaatgattaataaaggaaaactaaagacctttttaaaagtttaatgtcATCTCTCTGGAATGTAACCATCAGTCTCCACCTCTTACTAAGCATTTTTCATGAACAACAGCAAATAACCTCTGGTCTGTAGCTTGAcaatatgtttctgattttctttgtCAGGAGGTTCTTGTCACATACTTCTGcctgcctcttttccttttggtCAAAGATTATTAATAAAATCACTATTGTTATtaactaaatatatataaatatgttgtTAAAATCAATAACTTGCAATAACTATTGCATGTTCTTTGCCTTAAAATAACGTATTTGAGAGGTTTATGGACAAAATCTGTCCGAGTTCCTCGCTGCGGGCACAGAAGCTGACCCTGGCCAGTTAAGAGGTCCCAGAATCACAGGGAGGGCTAGAGAAAAGATGACATTTCCAGGAGCTGCCCACACTGCAGAACTGGCCTGAAAGCAGCCTTTCCAGGCCTCTGAGCGCAGGACACTGCCGTTTATCATGTTCTCTTCTGCCCAGCACCTCAACTTCACCATCGCTGCCATCAGCTCCATGCTGAGGCCTTCCACAGAGAGAGCCAGCTAGCTCTTTGAACCTTTCCTTTGCTTCGCTAGCTCTTAGTCAAACCTTGCATGGGTGAATCTGATTGGTGGATCCTAGGTCACATGACAGCACTCTAGCTGCAAGAGAATCTAGTACTCTCAACTTAAACAGGGGTAGATAGATTTGCCACCTATCAAGATGCATAAGTGATGAATTCCCCAGACATAAAAAGGGATAGAGTTGTTGAATGGCCAAAATGAATGACAAGTATCCGCTACAAAGTGATTATGGAGGCAGATACTGACTAAATGTGGCTTAAGCAATATGGCTTTGTATCTCCCACAATCCCAGAGCTATGTGGATCTGAGTCATTTCAGCAGCCAGGGCCTCCAAGCACTATTCACATAGAATATGATATAAGCAGCACTTCCTGGGGCTGTGCAGTGGGTCATCACTGCCAGCCACTCAGTGAAGTTAAAGATCTTCTATGAGCCTCTTCACTTTGTCCTCCTGATTGCACaatggctgctgcagctccaagCATCACATCCTCACACAACAATGCCAGGTCCTGAAAGAAGGTGGGAAGGGTGGGTTTCCACAgctatgtgtcttttttttaatcGGAGGAAAATCCTTCCCAGCTAAGGTCGTCATATACATACATCACATACAGTtgtgcaggttgtgcactgcacagcTCTAGGGGGTACCATTCATGTTATAGTCTTTGCACCTTGATAAAGTTCTTATGGCAGTTTTCCTGCAGATGCCACTACTGGGTCTTGAGGAAGGGTGTCTTTTCCTAATTTGCAGGAATGTGCCCTGAGGGCTGGCTTTGGCCTTGTTCTCAGAAGCCACCAGCCCATCTCCTCAAAAGTCCCAGTGGCAAAGGGAGCAAGGATTGGGCGAGGAGCCCACGTCCCCCGAGTACATCCCTGCTGCACGCCTGAACAAGACCAGGGCTCTGTGACGGAGAAGGAAGAGGGGGATGGCAGCTGGATGGGCAGCATCAGTGTCTGCCCTAGTAACAACCCGGAAACCAGGAGATGTGGTCCAAGAGGAGGGTGCTTGACTGAATGATTCAGAGGTGAAGGAGCCTGGGGTGAAGACAAGACCCCCGGTGGCCAAGGCGAGGAGAAGGGTGCACTGGAGACCAGGAAGTCGGGGCCTGGGGCGGCCCTGCTGTGGAGTGTGTCACCCTGTGAGCACCCGGGGCGACGGCAGGACTTGGGGTGGAGAGGCAGGAAGCAGGTGTCCAAGTCCACGGGGAGTGAcgctgggggtggagggtgcaGCTGGGCAGCAAGTGCTTCAAAGGGGCAAGGAGCAGTGTGGCCAGAGGGCGGGGCACGGGTGGACAGTGGCACGCCAACCCCTTGCCAAACCCAGGGGTAGGTGTGGGGTCTGCTGGTGGAGCAGAGCGCTGTTTCTGAGCACAGAACGAGCCATGTTACGGGAAGCTGTGGTGGAGAGCAGCTCTTTAGGCCCCCTGCTACTCGAGGCACTGAGAGGACAGTGTGGGTGACAGGCCTGGGGAGCTTACTCCTGAGTACAGGCTGAGCCTAGTGGACAGGGCATGTGACTTGCTGTACTCAGCCAGGCCATGGTAGCCCCAGCGCCCACGGTGGCCCCACGCCTACAGCACCTGACGTTCTGGAGGAGGTGAAGGTGCACCGTCCCTGCTCAGGAACAGAGCTTAGCCAAATCAGCAGCAGGGGTGCGGGCGACAGCCCCAGGACCAGGAGAGCCACCAGCTCCAGGGTTGCTTCTCCTGctggaaaaaatcaaacaaaactgaGGGGTTCGTCtgggaaatggctgctgcttgcTTTCCCAAGCATGATAGTGAAGAAATGTTTGACTTGGATTaaatactttgttttttaaaaaaattctggaagcaacccaagtgttcatccacggatgaatggataagcagaaTGTGGTGTGTCCATACAgaggaacattattcagccttaaaaaggaaggaaattctgacacaggctacaacatagatggaccttaaAAGACATTGTGCTCAGTGATGTAAGCCAGTCCCCGTAGCCACCTTcatacagaaagtagaatggtggttgccaggtgctgggagAGGTTGTTGAACGGGTGCAGGGTTTCATTTTTACCAGATGAAACAGGtttggagattggttgcacaacaatgtgaatatacttaataatactgaactgcacacttagaaatggttaagatcatataagttttatgttatgtgtttcttctacaataaaaaaaaatttctcctttgaCCTAGTAATCCTAGGTTAAAAATGGAAtccatttttggaaaattatcTGAGCTTAAGACAAAGCTTTGTGCATGAAAATGTTAACTAtagtatactttttaaaaacaaaaataggaagaACTATATCTTTAATAATGAGCAGATGTTGGTACACTCATTCCAATGAATTCCTTGCAGCCATGAAAAAATGTTGGCTGCGCAGCACTCTGGACAGCGTTCACGTCATCCACAAGTGGGAGGAAGGAAAACCCGACATCCGGACAGACTGAGGGGCTGTCTGCCTTTAGACTTGACTTTTACCGCCTTTTCTTCTTGGGCCAAGAATTGTGACATTGCAGAAataatagttaaaaaataaaagataaaaaaaaaaaagaaaaaagaaaagggggccggccccgtgacgtagcagttaagtgcacatgctccactttggtggcccagggttcccaggttcggatcccgggcgcgcaccgacgcacaactcgtcaagccatgctgtggcggcgtcccatataaagtggaggaagatgggcacagatgttagcccagggccggtcttcctcagcaaaaaagaggaggcttggtgtcagatgttagctcagggctggtctttctcacaaaaaaaaaaaaagaaaaaaattgctggCTGGACATGGCTTTTGCTTCACAAGTATCTGAACCCAGGTGCCCCCCAGGGAGTGGTAAACTCCAGAGAGGTGACCGTGGACTTCACCCAGGAGGAATGGGCCGTTCTGCATCCTTCTTGGGGCCTCTGAACAGAAAGGGGCTGACAGAGGACCGCAGGAGGCTGGTTTCTTGGAGCAGGGATCTGTTCTCCAGAGCAGACATAATCTCCCCGTTGGAGTAGGGCGGGGAGCCATGATGAGTTGAAGAGAATTCCAGGGCAACCGTGCACTTGCCAGAAAAAGAATCTCCTTCAAAGCAGGACGTTCGATGGAGACCGTCCTGTGGGATGAAAATAGACAGACTGACTGAGGATGGGCCCTGTTGCCTTCGTGAGGAGAGGCTGGGAATTGGGAGGACCCGTCAGAGAAGCCCCAGGACGCTTGAGGGAAGTGGCATGCTGTTACTTTCATACTCCAGCAGTCTGGGTTCTTAGCTGGTGTTGAGTGGTTTAGAAAGGCTGAGAGACCTGGAGAACTAGATTCAGGGCGTGTAGCTGGAAACCTCTCCTACATCCCGGCTGCAAAACCCTTGCGAGTTTCTCCAGGTCCCCTCTTTGCGTCAGTTGTCCGACTCCCCGTCTGGGGCGAGGGCAGAGTCCGGGGAACTCAGGCGGGTGCCTGCGCCCCAGCCACACGCGAGGCCGGCAGCGAGGGCTCTGGGGTGTGCAGCACTTCTCTAGGCTCTGCCTCCTGCCGTGAATAAGCTGGGCGATTTGTCATCACAGGATGGTGGCTAATTTGTGAAGcagcaagaagagagaaaaaacgaTTTCCACTCTGATCACACTTCCAGCTCCCCCATGTCACATTAACTTGACTTTTCCTGCTTTGCTTAAACATGTATCTGTTCCTATCTAACCTAACGCAGCTCTCCGTCTTGTAAAAACCTGTGCCGTCCCCTCCCCAGCGAGGGGTAAACCAAAGCCTCATGGCGGTGTGTCCACCGCCAAGTGCAGGGTCTCTCAGTGATGCCCGTTTCTGCTGGTGAAGAGTATTCAAACGTGAGAGGAGGCTTCGACTGCTGAGGATTCAACAAATGATGGGGGTCTCAACACCAGGCCAGATTACTGACCTGACACCCAAGACTCACTTGAGTCACTTTGGTTGCTTTCTAGACAGTTTCATGACTATAAACATTGGCGATGTGGACTGTTGTTCACTGGCGATTCTAATCCTTACTTGTAACTAATTTCCTCTCTAAGTCTGTTACTGTGTTTTATGATCTTTGTGGGAAAATAAAAGTACCATTAAAAACATGCTACTTGAAAAAACGTGTTTGGAGAGATGGAGGAGGCAGGGTTTGACGAGTGGCTACATGACtgactggctggctggctggctggatggatggatgcatgtcCCACAAGCTCCCCTTGGGTCCAGGACAGGGTGGCACTCACTTTGTGctgacaaataaacaaaagcagggGCTGTGCATCAGCCATCGGGCTGGCACAAGGTGGGCATTCAGGAAATGGCCTGTGAATGGATTCCTACCAACTGCCCTGTGTCGTTTTCATCTGCATCTCTCCACTGGGCAGGCAACGAGCATTAAGTGACAAATCAGCGAATTAttcagtgtgcgtgtgtgtgtgtgtgtgtgtgtgtgtgtgttgggggggtgggTGGATGGGGGTGGAGTACTGAGgttttaaggaaataatcagtttctctgagaccagGATCATTTCACGAGCATTTTATTAAGCAGAGGGCCATCAGCAGGCTCAGCCCACGGGAACGCTTGCCCACAAGGGCTTTCTGGGAGCCAGGGGCCCGCTCGCCGACCCTGCCGTGCCCCCTTCAGGAAGCTGGGTCTGCGGGGCCTCATTTGGGTCCCGCCTGCTGGAAGTACATGTGGCAGGTAGACGTGAGTGCAGCCACAAACACGATGAACTCGCTGAAGTCCACCTCCGCGTCTCCATTGGCATCCAGGTCCTTGAGCAGTCTGTCCACGGCGTCCTTGTCCTTCCCACTCTAGAGGACACAGGCCCAGGGTCAGCAAGGAGGGCGCCTGCGCGGGGCTTCAGCCTCAGCCTCAGCCCAGCGGCGCTGCCGGGCAGAGGGAAGGGAAACCCAGCGTGTGCGCTTTGCTGTCCTGCGGGCTCGGTGCCGGGGCCGGCTGTGCGCCCCAGACATGCGGCAGCCCTGGAAAGAACACTCGGGCTCTAGAAGCTGGGAGCTGCCCTAACGTAGGTGACGTGACGTGAGCTACCCTGTAGTTGTTTAGGCCAGCTCTGGATTGCGCTATGCTGTGCAGGAGGGAGTGCTgattttacttttatgttttgAATGGCATTGTCTTTGGATCGTGTCATTGCTTTAAAATGATGATTATTCCCAGGAAACGCACTCACTCATGCTCTGTCCTGGGCGCGCCACTGGCTTTGTGGGTGTTACCTTATTAAAACTCTTTGTATTACCTTTATGGGACACCCATCTCATGCTGGCCCCCAGCTAGTTGCTTTACATGAACCTGTAGTCCTCACGCCCACCAGGCAAGGAGATGCATCAGCTGGGTGCAGATGAAGAAGATAAGGCCCAGAGGGCCCAAGAGACCTGCTGGAGACACCTGGGAGACCAGGCCTGGAGCCACAGAGTCCCTGCTCTCCCCTCTGCTAGGgcacctggctcagggccccaagGCCCCAGGTCATCTTTGAGAGGGCCCGTGGGGGTCTCTGAGAGCCTGAGCCTGCTCATGTGACAGTCAGTACGAGAGCACTGTCCTGAGGAGGGGACCAAGGGCCACCACAATGCAGATCTGAAAAGCAGCAGCAGGGGGCGCTGGCGGCCCAGCCCTGGTACTGACAAATTCAATGGCAGTGTGCCCTGCAGCATCAAAAGTGAGGTTCATGAAGTTTGTAGCTGGTCAGCCACCCAGTATTTCTGAATCTCCGACTGTGCCAGGCGCTGGGCTGTGGACGCTGCGGAGCGCAGTGCTGCTCCAGCTTGGCTGGGCTGCAGcatctgctggcggcccggcctGTTGAAGGGCCCGAGCCTCAACCTTTACCAGGTTCCCCGGGGATTCTGACCCAAGTCTGAGAATCCCCTGCTCAGCCACtggttctcaaaatgtgttcCCGGGACCACCTGCATGAGGGGGGAGTTCAATGAGCATCAAAGTTTGAGAATGTATGCTATAACATTAAGTTCAATAAAAGTTAAATTGCATATAAATTAGAATTTACATCAATTCATTTACATCAACTTCCACATGAGGGAAggctgagaggaagagggagagggagagtgtgTTGGGGCGATTTCTTCCCTCCACGTTTCTGTACTTTTACATTTTCTacacaaacatatatttataacagAGAAGAACAAATGAACTTTAAAAGTATATCTTCGTTGCATTCATATCTAGAAAAAGATACATATACTGAAGTGCTCAGTATCTTTGAATTGATACTTTAGCAGAAAACTTCAGGCTCCCATATTCGAGAATCAGCACCAGCACAGACCCCTTAGAGGGCAAGGGCAGGCAGACTTGGTAgggcctgggggcagggaggagggagagtagGGGCAGCTGGAGGgtgaagagcagagaggaggaggagggaagtgggaaaagggagcggggaggaggcagcaggaggcagaagagggcgGGCCTCTCCTCAGAGGTCCCTGGGGAGACCCCCTTGTGGGCCTCCAGGCCCAAGGCTCTGGGCAGACGGGTGCCAGGATGGGACCTCCTCCCGTCCCTATTCCTCTCAGTCCCGCTGACGCCGGGTAACGGGGTCCCcgggccgggggggggggcatGGGGCCTGGGAAGCAGAAGTGGAGCTGGCCTGTTTGTGGCCAGCAGCCTTGGAAAGGGACAGTTCCAGTTACAGCAAAGCTGGCCTCAGAGACGGCCCTGGGCTGGGGCCCTGTgcctccacctcccagccccactGCTCCTGTTCGCATCCCACGCTTTCCCGCTGGGCCCCCGCAGAGAAAGAATCCCAGTCACAGGAAAATTGGGGCTCCAACTCCATGTTTCAAGGATCGACCTGGCCACATCCTCTCCCTGCTCAGAAGCTCCGGAATCCCCAGGCCCTGAGGCAGCAGATCCATTCCCCGCCTCCGCCTCGCCTCCTCCTGCTCTCCCCTGGGGCTGCTCTTTAGAGCGTCTGGGTCTTGACCctttctgtcccttctgccttccgcgccctcctcttttttctcccccgcTCAtcctccctggccctccccatgTTCCGCCATCAAGCCCACCCAGTCCCACCCCGTCCCCCAGGGCCCTGCACCCTGGGCCTCACCTGCAGGAAGCCCGGGAGCTCCTTCTCCATGAGCGTCTTTAGCTCCGCCTTGGTCAGGCTCTGCTTGTTGCCCTCGGCACCCGAGTACCGGGCGAAGACATCGATAATCATGCCCATGGCTGTCTCCAGTTCTGTCATGGTGCTGGATGTGGACCCTCCTTCCTCCTGGGGGCTGGCGTGGCTGAGGAAATGTCCCACGGGAGGCCTCTTGGCCCTTTATAAGGCCTAGCCTCGTATTGACACAGAGGGTGGGACAAACATGGCTGGAGTGTTCAATAGACCCGCCCCTCCCCGTTCTGTGTTGCTCAGTTCTGATGAAACGCTTTGCGGCAACTTCCTGGAACCTTCCCCCAGGCCAGGGTACCGGCCACCTTGGTGCACCCACCCTTTACTGTGCTTCCCTGTGTCTTGGGGTCATCACTGAGTTACATTGGTGTCCCCCACCCTGGGGGTCTAGGGGGGTCTCTGGGGTAAGTGGGTGCCTGGTGAGTATTTGCTGAGTAATGAATGAGTGTCCCCACCCATCATGTGGCCCCTGTCTGTGTAGATATCAGATGGGCCTCTGGCACTCAGTGGGCGGACACGAGGAAATGCTGTTTGAGGGAATGAATGTTGGAATGAACAGCTATGCTCCTGTAGCCCACTTTTCAGAACACCCTGTGAGTCATTCAGTGCACCAGCTTACACCTCGGCCCTGCTCCCCAACCCTGCAGCCGTTACAGGGGTTAGACAAGGCGAGGGCTCCTCTCCGCCGCTGCGTGTGTCAGGATGGCTCTGCGCCTGGGGTGGAGGTCAAGTTTGCACCCCTTTCCCACTATCCCCAGGGGTGGGCACGCGGAGGTGGAGTTGGAGGTGTTTGTCGCTGGGAAAGCCTGCGGGGCCTGGGCTGCCCAGTGTGGTTGCAGCGGGAGAGCCTGGACAAGACTCTGAGGTCAGGGTAGGGGGACAGAAATCAAGCCGCGTCCACAACGGGCTTAGCACCAGCCTGGCACTCACCCAGAGCAGCCAGTCTTACAACAGCCGACTCTCCTTTGGACACATCGCTGTTTTCCAGGTTTCCTGCAAGGGAGGCTCAGCGTGGCCCCACTGGTGATCATTGGTGAACAGGAAAAGGTCTGCTCCACTCACTCCTGCGAAGGGCAGTTCCCTCTTAGGATGAGATGCCATCGGGTCCCCAGGGCCTCCCAAAGGAATCCATTAACCAGGACCTTATCAGCACAACAAAAGGAGAGCTGACCCCAGGCAAGAAGCGCTCCTTAGGGGGTCCTTCACTCTAAGTCGCAGGAGAGGGACCACAACACAGGTGGGAGCTGCTCCCCACCCCTGACGTTCCACTCCACCAGGCTGCCCCCGCTAGAGCAACCCATTCGCAAGCCCTACcggaaagggggccggcccctggagccgCTTCTCAGAGGACGGGTCCTCATTGCCGAGAAAGGGTTCTGGAGGACCCGTTGTGTCAGAGCacctgttaaagaaaaaaatattctgacacttgttaaaacaGAAGGAAGACAGTTCAAGACTGTTGCACCAGGAGTCAGGACTATCGCAATAGGGGCGAGGGGCCTGGTCTCAACTCTGAATATGACAGGAACAGCTGGGCATTTGTAGCTGAGGAGCAGAGTGAGggagtcagtggatggaaaattactaagaggagaccTCAAGCGTTGGGGGATTCTTGCTAAAGCGAGGCCAAGGGCTTACACACCAAAAGTGGGGATGAGGAACCTGGTCAGATATCAGCAGTGGGGAAGTGACTTAGCTTCGGCTGGGCTAGGCAGGCTGAAGACAGGACGGGGCCCAAGGATGAGGCTGAATCgtaaagagggctcagaggagcccgACTacagtttggtcaaggagagtctGTCAGACCCAGAGGACAGCTCCCAGACCTGCTAGGCGAGCACATGGGACAGAAaagggccaggcctggggctgCCTTCACGGTGGCAACTGCCTTACCGGGCCTGGCTgctggctgggaggggctggcGCGTGCCCAGGGGAGGCGCTGCTGAGAGAGGCTGCGGGGGCCTGCGGCAGGCCAGGGGGCAGGGCCTTCAGTCACCGTGATCAGGCACGCTCACACCCTGCACTCCCACCTCTTTGCTAAAAATGGATGCGTTTCTTCAGAAAGTTTCGTTATAAAtgtgtgttttcttcaaaatCTTGTTTTCAAACTTATTGCAAAAGTAAAGCAGGCCCACTCAAAGACCTCTCTAGGTGGAGATCTGtgtagggttaaaaaaaaaagtggttagcTCACTGTTGTTAGAGTgacacaaacagaaaacaatgcCTGTTAGAGATCACTAAATGCCTGGCCTCCTCAGCAGACAGTCTTTCTGTGGGCGGATAACTATTTTCCAGACTGGGTCTTAACTCTATTAAAAATTTAGCAGCAATTGCATTTATCTGGAAGCTATTTTCTTTCCAAAAGGAGATTGTGAATTGCATCATGCAGAAAAcccttctctctgcccctgaccaTGTTGGGGTCATTTTTCTTCCCACCCCCCCGGGGTCGCGGGTGCCAGGGTCCCCTTTACAGCAGCGAGACTCTGTGGGGTCCCGGAGTAATCGTCTAACAAGTGATGTCACCGCACAGGGGAGAGGGCCGCAGGCGGTCAGGAGGAACAGAGGACGCAGAGGCCTTGGCCCTCACCCAGGGCCACGCGTCTTCGGAGGGCCTCTAGCCTTCCCCTGCATGCTCCAGGTCACCCATGGACATCTGGGCACGGGGCCCCCTCACGTCCAGTGTCAAAGGTCAGATGAAGAACCTCTGACCTTCCTACACATTAAGCAGGGTAAGGAGGAACGACAAAGGGGCCCCAGGTCATCACCACCCAGGAGGCCCTGGCCAGTAGACAAAAGGCCACCGCCCCCCAGAAGCCAAGGGGCTGCCCGACTTCTGCCACAGAGGATGGGCCGTGGGAAGAGTCTCCTGCGGGCCCAGGCGCGTGCTGGGGTCGGGAGGTTTGGGAGGAGCACGGTATGCGGCGGGGCAGGCGCGGCGCGGGCTGCTGCGTCTGGTCAGGTGAGGGGTTCTGAGGAGGAGAGCGCCTGCGCTCAGCAAGCACAGCCGAAGTCCCTTCGTGTGTGGCCCCAGGTCAGCACAGGCCCAAACCACTTGGGCCTGTTGTGTAGCAAGTTGCTACACTTGTTGTGTAGCAAGTTCATGTGGGTCACCCGGGCTCCTGCGCTGGGCTGGGGGACGCATGATGGGAGAGACTCGAACCCTGACCTCAGGGGTGCCAGCCAGAGATGGGGAGGCGAGGGGGAGGTGACTGAGGAGGGGAGGAGCAGAGGGGCAAGGAGAACCCGGGCCAGAACAGCACCTAAAGGACGCAGTGGGGTTTGGAGTGGGAGGGGGGCTTGGAGGAGGCAGCGCCGCGGGACGTGGGGCAGCAAGGGAACAGAGGCAGGAAGAACTGACACTCTGGGAAAGCGGGAAGTTGGGGTGGGCT includes:
- the S100P gene encoding protein S100-P; protein product: MTELETAMGMIIDVFARYSGAEGNKQSLTKAELKTLMEKELPGFLQSGKDKDAVDRLLKDLDANGDAEVDFSEFIVFVAALTSTCHMYFQQAGPK